Proteins encoded within one genomic window of Candidatus Binataceae bacterium:
- a CDS encoding MaoC family dehydratase N-terminal domain-containing protein, translated as MKTFADVHIGDTLGPVHQFVSKDQCRKYANSAGLPAARFTDDEGARKEGLPGIILPGNMSLGLLSKLVTDWIGYDGGARMIRLSTTYRVPVQPDHTLTFQGFITHTTEAERRAEIDVWIENEEAERLVTGTATVQFDK; from the coding sequence GTGAAAACTTTCGCAGACGTTCATATCGGTGACACTCTCGGTCCCGTCCACCAATTCGTCAGCAAAGATCAATGCCGCAAGTATGCGAATTCGGCCGGGCTGCCGGCCGCACGCTTTACCGACGATGAAGGCGCGCGCAAGGAGGGCCTCCCGGGAATCATTCTGCCCGGTAACATGAGCCTGGGCCTGCTGAGCAAGCTCGTGACCGACTGGATCGGATACGATGGGGGTGCCCGGATGATTCGCCTGAGCACCACCTATCGAGTGCCGGTGCAACCTGACCATACGCTGACCTTCCAGGGTTTTATCACGCACACCACGGAGGCAGAGCGGAGGGCGGAAATCGACGTGTGGATAGAGAACGAAGAAGCAGAGCGCCTGGTCACCGGCACCGCAACGGTGCAGTTCGACAAGTAG
- a CDS encoding ABC transporter permease produces MLRNLSRNRRRTLLTVLSIAVSVFMFAALMSLPTLVDEILKDRANSVRIITYAKTGLSYPLPAAYAAKIAQLPHVEAVTGESVFPSTYRDPKDFVPAAAMDPTQLEALFPDWNIKPAEAAELQRTRSGVLVGAQLMKLYHWRLGDNLILHGVAYPIDLQLKIVGTIGGNVPPSAVVIRQDFLDEALGRPGTVMLLFSKVDHSDAVSQVSATIDALFANSSSETKSESEVGFARVALRNYRLVFEGMKLVAVVVVFTIALVAGNTASMAVRERRHELAVMRSIGFTRGSVISCLTAEGMLLGTISGLAGGALGYGILRLMPHLARSLGPLAFRIGFLPRVAIEGLLIAIAIGTVSSLVPALFAAQRDVSAELRAIV; encoded by the coding sequence GTGCTTCGCAATCTGTCACGCAATCGGCGCAGAACCTTGCTGACCGTTCTGTCGATCGCGGTTTCGGTTTTCATGTTCGCCGCGCTCATGAGTTTGCCTACGCTGGTGGATGAGATCCTGAAGGACCGCGCCAACTCGGTGCGCATAATCACCTATGCGAAGACCGGCCTCTCCTATCCGCTTCCCGCCGCATACGCGGCAAAAATCGCGCAGTTACCGCATGTCGAAGCCGTCACCGGCGAATCAGTATTCCCCAGTACTTACCGTGATCCCAAGGACTTCGTACCGGCCGCTGCGATGGATCCGACTCAGCTCGAGGCGCTGTTCCCGGATTGGAATATCAAGCCTGCCGAAGCGGCCGAGTTGCAGCGCACTCGCTCAGGGGTTCTGGTCGGCGCGCAGTTGATGAAGCTCTATCACTGGCGCCTCGGCGACAACCTGATCCTGCACGGAGTCGCCTATCCAATCGATCTGCAACTCAAAATCGTCGGCACGATCGGCGGCAATGTTCCTCCTTCCGCCGTGGTAATCCGCCAGGACTTTCTCGATGAGGCGTTGGGTCGGCCGGGCACGGTGATGTTGCTGTTTTCCAAGGTCGATCATTCCGATGCCGTTTCTCAGGTCTCCGCCACGATCGACGCCCTGTTTGCCAACTCGTCGTCGGAGACGAAGTCAGAATCAGAAGTCGGGTTTGCCCGCGTGGCGCTGCGGAACTACCGGCTGGTGTTCGAGGGTATGAAACTGGTCGCGGTCGTCGTCGTGTTCACGATCGCGCTGGTCGCGGGGAATACCGCGTCGATGGCGGTGCGGGAACGCCGACATGAGCTCGCGGTCATGCGGTCCATCGGCTTCACGCGCGGCTCGGTAATCTCGTGCCTGACGGCGGAAGGCATGCTCCTTGGGACGATCAGCGGGCTGGCTGGGGGTGCCCTCGGGTACGGAATTCTGAGGCTCATGCCGCATCTCGCGCGTTCGTTAGGACCTTTGGCATTCAGGATTGGTTTTCTGCCGCGGGTGGCAATTGAGGGGCTGCTGATCGCAATTGCGATTGGAACCGTCAGCAGCCTGGTGCCGGCCCTGTTTGCGGCACAGCGCGACGTGTCAGCGGAACTGCGGGCAATTGTGTGA
- a CDS encoding LD-carboxypeptidase, with amino-acid sequence MASPRIKPPALKPGDTVAVVAPAAAIERSYLERGVNALGTMGFRVKVSERVLARAGILAGSDEDRARELQEAFADDSVRAIFAARGGYGCGRILPLLDFATIARSPKAFVGYSDETFLLNTIVQRAGMVAFHGPMVAMDFAHGLSARSVEHMRRLLCGELPSFELDARESIKPGKAEGEIIGGCLSVVVAMLATSYAPDFKGKVLFLEDTGERAYRVDRMLVQLRQSGALRGLVALVVGAIQPVEGSEPEGRAIAEFIAEQTADLGIPVLTGVEAGHGTENLTIPFVVRVKVDAGTRKIHFADAPVS; translated from the coding sequence ATGGCCTCCCCTCGCATCAAACCTCCCGCTCTCAAGCCCGGAGATACCGTGGCGGTCGTGGCTCCGGCCGCGGCAATCGAGCGTTCATACCTGGAACGCGGCGTAAACGCGCTCGGCACGATGGGGTTTCGCGTGAAGGTTTCAGAGCGCGTGCTCGCCCGGGCTGGCATTTTGGCAGGTTCCGATGAGGACCGAGCGCGCGAGCTTCAGGAAGCCTTTGCCGATGACTCGGTGCGCGCGATTTTTGCCGCGCGGGGCGGCTACGGATGCGGACGGATTCTGCCCCTGCTGGACTTCGCGACAATCGCACGCTCGCCCAAGGCGTTCGTTGGCTATTCCGACGAGACCTTCCTGCTTAACACGATCGTGCAGCGCGCGGGGATGGTTGCGTTTCACGGACCGATGGTGGCAATGGACTTTGCGCACGGCCTCAGCGCGCGCTCCGTCGAACACATGCGGCGGCTGTTGTGCGGCGAGCTGCCATCCTTCGAACTGGATGCTCGAGAGTCGATTAAGCCGGGCAAAGCCGAGGGCGAGATCATCGGAGGATGCCTGTCGGTGGTGGTCGCGATGCTGGCGACCAGCTACGCCCCGGACTTCAAGGGCAAGGTCCTGTTCCTCGAGGACACCGGAGAGCGCGCCTATCGAGTCGACCGGATGTTAGTCCAGTTGCGGCAGTCGGGCGCACTTCGCGGGCTCGTCGCCCTAGTAGTGGGCGCAATCCAGCCAGTGGAAGGAAGCGAACCAGAAGGACGCGCAATCGCTGAATTCATAGCCGAACAAACCGCCGACCTCGGAATCCCGGTGCTCACCGGGGTCGAAGCCGGTCACGGCACCGAGAATCTTACGATTCCTTTCGTGGTGCGGGTGAAGGTGGATGCGGGGACCCGCAAAATCCACTTCGCCGACGCACCGGTCTCCTAG
- a CDS encoding MaoC family dehydratase N-terminal domain-containing protein encodes MALNYDPNLIGRVFETTDAVEVKAERIQSFCETLGETNPLYADGKVAPPAYAVTFRNGRHFFQHVPRFGRAGFDAGKDVEFVRSIHAGDKITLSSHVKEIYEKTGRTGTMVFVVVRSTLSNQDGQEVAHIDHRFMSRT; translated from the coding sequence ATGGCGCTAAACTACGATCCCAACCTGATAGGCCGGGTGTTCGAAACCACCGACGCGGTCGAAGTGAAGGCAGAGCGCATTCAAAGCTTCTGCGAAACCCTAGGCGAGACCAATCCACTTTATGCGGACGGGAAGGTCGCGCCACCTGCGTACGCGGTGACCTTTCGCAACGGGCGCCATTTCTTTCAGCATGTTCCGCGGTTCGGGCGCGCGGGCTTTGATGCGGGCAAGGATGTTGAGTTCGTCAGGTCCATCCATGCGGGCGACAAGATCACGCTGAGTTCCCACGTCAAGGAAATCTACGAAAAAACCGGCAGAACCGGGACGATGGTATTCGTCGTGGTGCGCTCGACCCTGAGCAATCAGGACGGGCAGGAAGTCGCACACATAGACCATCGCTTCATGAGCCGCACCTGA